One Phaseolus vulgaris cultivar G19833 chromosome 11, P. vulgaris v2.0, whole genome shotgun sequence genomic window carries:
- the LOC137806614 gene encoding secreted RxLR effector protein 161-like: MENFNPISIPMEPDAKLSKFNEGECVDASRYRSLVGSLHYLICTRPNLSLSVGIISRFMEELIYSHWKALKRVLRYIQGTVSLGLFYSKAEDYKLVGYSDSDWWGDIDNQ; encoded by the coding sequence ATGGAAAATTTTAACCCAATATCAATACCAATGGAACCAGATGCAAAACTCTCAAAGTTCAATGAAGGAGAATGTGTCGATGCAAGTAGATATCGGAGTTTGGTAGGAAGCCTTCATTATCTCATATGCACAAGGCCGAATCTTTCATTAAGTGTCGGCATCATAAGTCGATTTATGGAGGAACTGATCTACTCACATTGGAAGGCGTTGAAGCGAGTCCTACGATACATTCAAGGTACTGTATCACTTGGATTGTTCTACTCAAAAGCAGAAGATTACAAGTTGGTGGGTTACTCTGACAGCGATTGGTGGGGAGACATAGATAATCAATAA